The genomic region CAGAGTTGACCACTGAAGAGGATAACAGCCTTAATTTAATATTCGTGTTTTCTAAAAATGCGACAGTTTTTTCCCATCTGGATTGAATGTGTCCTTCAGCGCCGAGAGATTTTACCGTTTCCATAGCTACAAGGCTTTCTATTAAAGTTGCATTTTTAAGAGAGTTAGCTCTATTTGTGGTTTCTGATAAATCTCTCATGCGTCCTTGAACTAAGACGGCGTGGAGAAGTATCAGTATGGCCGCTACTATAAGAGGAACAGCTAATGTCCAAGATATTAATGCGATAACAACAAAGAATAAAATTGCAATTGGCAAGTCTACATAGGCTAATACAGTGGCAGAAGATATGAATGAACGTACTGCTTCGAAACCCTGTATGCTACTTGCAAATGAGCCGACGGAGGGGGATCTTTCCTCATTTCTCATATCGAGAACATGCTCCATCATTTCACCGGAAAGCTTAACATTTGTTTTTACTGCTGCCAGGTCGACGAGATGTCCTCTTGCCATATGAATAATGAAGTCTGCAGTAATCATAACGAAGACTCCGATAGCCATTACCCATAAAGATTCCACAGCTTTATTGGGAACCACTCTGTTGTAAACGTTCATAACGAAGAGAGGCATGGCGAAAGCTATGAAGTTGCTTAATATAGACGCTACGATAATGTCGCGATATAAGTATTTGTGTTCAGAGATAACGCTCCAGAACCAGTGTTCTCTTTCAAGTTTTTTCGTGCGTACGGCTCTGTCATCATATTTAAATAAGGGTCTTGCATATATTGTATAACCCACATAATTCTTTAGCAGTTCGGTCAGCTCTAACTCGGTTTTCTCCATGCCCATTTCGGGGAATGAAAGTTGAGCGGTGCCTTTTTCTTTATCAATAGAAAAGACTACACAAGACTTATTTTCTGTCAGTATTAAGACTGCAGGAAAGAGGATGTGATTGAGTTTGTTCAATGGAGTGCGGACAATACGAACAACTAATCCCGCCTTTTCAGCAGCTCTGCCGAAAAGAGAGGGCGTTAACTGGTCATTGTCCAAAGGTAAGCCTGCAAGCAGTGTATCAATAGAGCTATGTATACCATGGTAATTTAGCAGGACAGAAAGCGACGCAGCTAGTGGTCCACCGCGCATCACGTCCACCATTACAGCTTTTTGCTTATTATTGGTGGCAGACCCGTTCTCTTTATGAGTTTCCGTGGCTGTGCCATCCCTCATAAGTGTTTTTATATCTCCTTATCCTTCTTGTCTTTCGCTATTTCTTCTCTGATTTCCTGTGCAGAAGGGAGTTTATCTCCAAAAACATCGAAATATCTAAGTAAACGTCCAGAAGCGACGAGATAGCGCGCTTTTGCTATAAGGAGATTGGCTTGTGCATTTGCGTAAGCTCTGTTTGCTTGGAAATATTCGTTTTCAGAGTCAAGAAGGTCTAAGAGAGTTCTTCTGCCCGCTTCAAACTGTTTTTCATAAACGATTCTGGTTTGGTCCGCGAATCGTCTGTGCTGGTCAAGGCTCTCAAGCTGTTTTGATAGAGTTTTAATATCATTATAAGAAACAAGTGCAATCTGTTTTACTTCACGCTCTGCCTTGCTTTTTAACTCTTGAGATTCTTTAACGAGTTCTTCGAAACTTTCTATGCTGGCCTTGTCTGAGCCTCCGTTATACAAGTTATATCTAAAGAGGAGTTCTACTAATGCTTTATCTTTGCGCCCCTCAACTCCATCAACTTTGTTGTCAAAATTTGTGCTTCCTCTGAGGTCAAGCCTTGGAGACATTTTTGATTTCTGCTCATTTACAGCGTAGTTCATTGATTTAATTCTGCTTTCATATGATGAAATCTGTGGATTATCAACGTAAATCTGTTCCATGGCACTGTCAATGTCTTCTGGTAAATTGATATTTATAACTGTTTTTTCTAAACTGTTAGCCGGAGATTCTCCAACAATTCTTACATATTGAGTGTCACTGTCATGTAGATTAGATTCTTCCGTCATTAAGTTTACAAGAGCCAATGCAAGCCTCCCCTGAGCAGTTTGCAAGTTAACTTGGCTGTCTGCACCGGCTTGTGCTCTTTTTTCGACTTTACCTCTTATTTCTTGGTGTCTTTCTACGTTTCTTTTTGCCATTTCTACAAGAGTTCTATATCTTTGAATGTCTTCGTGACTTCTAATCGCGGAAAGTGCTATTTGCTCCATGGAAGAGACAAGATCAAAGTAGCGCATTTGTTGTGCTTGATTGAATCTCTTAACTTTACTGGATGTGTAGCCTCCATCAAAAATCATTTGCGTAAGAGAAAGTGAAACACCGTCTCTTGTATAATATAGATAATCTCGTCCTTCATATCCCTTGCCATCCAAGTTTTCCCGTCCAATACCGGCAGTTAAATCCAATCTAGGAAGAAACCCGCCTTTTGCTGCAACAACTTCTTTTTCTGCAGCCAAGAAAGAGTGCCACTTAGCCTGAATTTCTGGGTTAGTAGAGATGGCTTTTAACAAAGTATCATTTATTGATACTTCGTCTGCATATGATAGCGAGTTTGTTGACGCTAAAAAGAGAATTGCGCAGAATAATAGATGCTTAAGATTTTTCATTTTTTTATTGGTTGAAGATTTCACCTTCATTCCCCCTCAACAAGTTATAAATAGGTAATAAATTATACATTGCAAAAAAAACATTAGGTCGTTTTTATTTTTTAAAATAATTCATTGATAATACAGTATTGCCAAGAAATTTAACGCACACACCGGAATACTAAAATAAACACTATGTTTTGTCAAACGAAAATGTATTTTTTATTGACATTCTTTGGGATATTTGATTTGCACACTATATATTTAAAATATTAATCACTACAAGCTTATTTAATTAAGGGAGTAGAATGATTGCAAGCGTTTACTTTAAAATGCATTGTATGATATAAGTAAGGCTGAAAGGGATGTTTTATTAGCTTTTAATATGGATTGACAGTTAAATGACGGTGATTAATACTTTGTTTTGTACAAAAAGTTTTTAGAGTAAAACGTAATATCAAATAAGTCTACAATGCTATAATAAAAGAGAAAATAAAGAGAGAATTATATATGTATATGCTATATTTATTTTTGTTGTTTTACAAGCTAGTTGCATCTGTCGTTAAATTAAAATAAATTAAGTGTTCTTGTGACAGGTGATTTCATAAAAGCCGTACAAAATTACATAACTTAAATATTTAACGAGGCGAACTTAATGTCGATGAACAAAATAAATAAAAAAAAGATAGTGCTATTTTTAATCCTTTTTATTTTAACTATTTACTTCTTACGTGAAGGAAGCAACATTTTATTGTGGTTTTTGAATTTAATTGAATGGGTTGAAGATAAACTTAAGGTTACTATGGGCACGATAAAAAACGATTTGTCTTTATGTAGCCTGTTTGTTTTTTGGTTGGTTGCGTTTATATACGGTTTTTTGCACGCCGCGGGACCGGGACATGGTAAAACAGTTGTTACTGCGTATTTTTTAACAGAAAAACATGGATATTATGATGGTTTCCTTATGGCAGTTTCTCTCGCACTTACACATGTATTAAATTCGGTAATTCTATCTTATCTATTTGCTATGGTAATTAGTAGTGTTGCTCCTATCTTTGAGTCGCAAATCCAACTTTATTTTAAAGCAATCAGTGGGGCAGCTCTCATCTTAGTTGCTTTCGTATTGCTGTGGAAGAAGCTGTTTTGTTTTAAAAAACATAGCTGTTCCCAAGAAAACACCTCTCATTCGAATCCGCTCGTTTTTGGATTTTTAACGGGATTGGTGCCATGTCCTGCGGTTATTTTTATTATGACCTTTTCATTTGCCGCAGGAATGCCATTAGTGGGTTTATTTGCAATAAGTGGTTTAATGCTTGGGGTATTTGCCCTTATAAGCCTAGTCAGTGTTATCACAATAAGGGGTAGAGAGGGGTTGCAGCTTTGTATTGAAAAAAAACATATTAAAGGACTAGAACTCGCAAGCATTGCTTTGGAGTATCTGTCAATAATTATAATAATTATTATTGGTGCGATGCTGCTATTTTCGTTTTTTAGATAAACTTTGTGCCATACAGAGTGTTTATAGTGGTAGAATGCTTAGCTGTAAAAGATATAGATTTATAAAAATATTTTTTATATTATTCTATGTTTTAAGTGGTAGAATACATAGTTGTTTTAAAAATATTATTTAACCCTACTCGGGAGGAAAGACAATATGCGTTATGTAGGAGCAGTTTCTAGAGGTATTAGACTGCCGATAGTAACTAAATGTGAAAATTTAGTAAAAGTAATTTCAGATAACATAATTGCCGCTTCAAAAAGTGAAAGAGATCCCTTTGTCATCAGAGATAGAGATGTCATAGGAGTTACAGAATCTCTTCTTGCAAGAGCACAGGGAAACTTTGTTTCTATTGACGATATTTCTGAAGATATTAGAAACAAAGTCCCCGATGGAGATGTCTCCATCGTATTCCCCATAATGAGCAGAAATAGATTCCTTATCCCGTTACAGGGTATCGTTAACGGAGTTAAGGGTCGTGTGCATTTATTCCTGTCTTATCCGTCGGATGAGGTGGGCAACGAAATCATTGACCCCATGAATTTTTATTTAAATGAAAAGAAACTTAAAAATGAGACCTTTGATGAAAAGGAATATTACGAAGTTTTTGGTGAGTATAAACATTCGTTCACCGGAGTGAACTATGTGGATCTTTATAAGTCGATTAATCCAGAAAAAGTATCAATATATTTTACCAATAACCCGCTTTCGGCTCTTGATTATTCCAATACGGTGATAGTCGCAAGTATCCATGCTAGAAAACTGCATAAAGAGATACTCGAAAATGCGGGTGCAAACGTGATTTCTTTAGATGAGATTTGCAGTACCCCTGTTAGAGCGGGTGCCGGATATAATAAAATGTATGGTCTGCTTGGTTCAAATTACATGAACGATACATCAGTAAAGCTTTTGCCACAGGACAGCGACGTCTTTGTAAGGGAATTACAGGATGATATTAAAAAGCGTACGGGGAAAAAAGTAGAAGTGCTTGTCTATGGTGACGGAGCATTTAAGGATCCTGTTTGCGGCATTTGGGAATTGGCCGATCCGGTCGTTTCTCCGGGTTTTACGGATGGACTACTGGGAGTGCCGAAAGAAATAAAATTTAAGTACGTTGCAGACAATGCTAAGGATATAGATCCTTCTGTCGCAGTGAGAGAAGCAATTGAGTCAAAAGCGGACTTAAAGAAGTTCAGTCAATATGCATTGGGAACTACTCCCAGACGGATAACAGACTTATTAGGGTCGTTGTGCGACCTGACTTCAGGATCGGGAGATAAAGGAACACCCATCGTGTATATACAGGGCTATTTTGATAGTTATTTGGATGATTAATATTATAAAAATTATAGATACTAATAAGACCCCGTCAAATGACGGGGTCTTATTAGTATCTTGTCCATTATTTTTTTAACGTTTTCCAAAAACAGTACAGAAAGGGAATAGCAGTAATAAATGATGAAATGTCAGCAAGCGGCTGGGTTAGTGCAATACCCCTTAGGCCAAATAGATGTGGAAGAGTAAAGATTAACGGAAGAAAGTACAAGCCCTGGCGATTGGATGCTAGGAATGTGGCTCTGATAGCGTATCCTGTAGATTGTAAAAGCATGTTCGTCGAAACAAAAAGCGGTTGTAGGATTAAAACAAGAAACTGCATTCTCATTGCTAGTGTGCCTATCTCTATTACTTCTAAATCTTCTTTCCTAAAGAAAGCCACTATATTCGGAGAAAAGATGTATCCTAAGATTGACATGGCAATAGAAAATATGAGCCCTACTTTTACAGTGAACAAAAACGCCTCTTTCACACGATCGTAGTTTCTAGCTCCGTAATTAAATCCCACTACCGGCATAAAACCGTGTCCCAAGCCAACTATTATTGATAGAGCAAACATAAAAACGCGGCTAACTATTGACATGGCTGCGATTGCCGCATCACCATAAACGGCAGCGGCCACATTAAGTGCTATCGCTGAAAGACTGGCAAGCCCTTGTCTAAAGAGAGAGGGGGAGCCTAATAGTAAAATATCCAGGTATTCTCGCGGTTTTTTTGATAAATATTTGAGTTTAATTTTCATGCTGCTTTTCCTATTTATAAAAAATGATATAAGCAGCAGAAAGCTTATTAATTGTGATATTAATGTAGCTATTGCAGCTCCTGATACGCCTAAATTAAATGTAAAAATAAATATTGGATCTAACGCGATATTTATTATGGCCCCCGCAGTAAGTCCTAACATGGCTAATGTAGCCTTACCCTCAGCCCTTAAAATATTATTCATTACAAAAGAAGTGCATATTATAGGTGCACCTAAGAGTATGTATTTTGCATAGTCTTTTGCATAGGGAAGAATTGTTTTTGTGGCACCGACTCGAAGCATAAATTCATCAAGAAAAAGAATACCGAAAATAGTAATTATTATGCCAAATATTAAAGCTAGAAAGAAGGCTGTAGAAGCAGTTCTTTCGGCTGTTTTTATGTCATGAGCGCCAAGTTTTCTGGATATTATACTTGCGGAACCGGTTCCAAATGTAAAGCCTATAGCTTGGAGAAGTGCCATAACAGAGAACACTACGCCGACAGCACCAGTGGCACTTGTTCCCAATTTAGATACGAAGTAGGTGTCAGCGGTATTGTATGCGGCAACAACGATCATGCTTAGTATGGTTGATATGGCAAGATTAATAATGAGACTTGGTATAGGGTGAGAAGTCATGCTTTGAATATTAATTTTATTTTGTTCATATATCTTCAATTTGTTTGAGCCTTTCTCTCTTTGGGTTTAAATAGCATCCTGATTAGGGTAACACTTAAAACATGCGTCTGCAAATGTTTTTTAAAAAGGCTATATCTTTGAGCTATCAACAATATGAAAATGGGTTCAAAGTGAGTTATACAGAAATGCTAAAACTCTTTGAACCCATTTTTGTCTTTTTATAGATTCCTTAATAATTGCTGTTGTTTTATATGTTAATCTAAAATTTTTCCATCAGTTGAAATAACTACAATTTGCCAAGGAATGAGCTTTCCGCTGTTGAGCAGTGCAGTCTTAATCGCTTGTTCTATTCCGCCACAGCAAGGAACTTCCATCCTTACGACAGTGACGCTTTTTATGTTGTTGTGTTTTATAATTTCAGTCAGTTTTTCGCTATAATCTCCACTATCAAGCTTAGGACAGCCGATAAGTGTAATATGTTTTTTTATAAATTTGTTGTGAAAATTTGCGTAGGCATATGCTGTACAGTCTGCAGCAATAAGAAGGTTGGCATTATCAAAATAGGGAGCATTTACAGGAACCAACTTGATTTGTACGGGCCACTGGCCTAACTGGCTTCCACCGATAACGTCTGTTTCTGTTGGCTCACAGACATCTGTACGTGCCAAAGATCTGGCTTGCGTTCCCGGACATACAAAAGGAGCTGATCCTGTTTGTTTATTTTGCATATTTTGTTTAACAGCTTCTTCATCGAAGGGTAGTGCTTCACGCTCCACAAATGTAATGGCTCCTGTAGGACAAGTGGGCAAACAATCTCCCAGTCCATCGCAATAATCATCTCGGAGAAGTTTTGCTTTGCCATCAACCATGCCTATGGCTCCTTCGTGACAAGCGGTGACACAGATGCCACATCCGTTACATTTTTCTTCGTCTATTTCAATAATTCTTCTTGTTATCATTCAAAGGTCCTCCTTAATTATTCTTTACATCACAGACTGATTGTACTATCATAAAGAGTAGCGTTGCTCCATAAATATTAAAGGGGGAAAATACGTAATGGAAAAAGCATATTTATGCCCGGAAGGACATCAGCTTTTAGTTAATGAGTCCATAAACATGAATGGGCTTTGCCCTGTCTGCCATACAGATTACCCACTATACCTATTAACACCGGTCAGGGCAAAAAAAGAGGATAAGGTAGCCGAAAAGAAAGAAGCCTCACCAAAAGCAAATCCGGCAAAGAAGAATACTGCCGCCAAGAAGCCTAAACCTGCCACACAAAAAGCTATTGCAGCGGGGGAAAAAGCATCAGAACTGCCGGCAAATGCATCCTCAGTAGTGAAAGAGTCAACAAAGAAAGCGGCACCAGTTAAAAAGACGAGTGTTAAAAAAGCAGGAAGCAAGAAAACCACCGCAAAGAAAAACACAACAAAAAAAACGGATTCTAAAAAATAAATAGAACATATAAAAGCTCACTTTATTACAAGTGAGCTTTTATATGTTCTATGTCAAAATTAAAGCCAGTGCGAGTTTGAATTACAAAAATAAATTTATTGGGCCTTGTTTTAATTTAAATTGTTTTTCCTAATAATTGTTATAAAAACGGATTCAAAAATGTTGTTGTCACATTCAACATTTCAGCTGTGTTTATGTTGTTATATAGCTTTAAATAGCTTTTAAGAAACTATTTATTAATATCTATTATTTTAGTAGGAGGGATAAGCATGAAAGTAGCTTTGCTAAATGGTAGTCCAAATGAAAAAGGCTGTACCAACAGAGCTTTAAATGAGGTGGCGTCTGTTTTAAATAATAACAATATTGTTACAGAAATTTTTTGGATAGGAATTGGACCAGTGTACGGTTGTACTGCCTGTGGTTTTGTCGCAAAAACAGCTCAGGTTGTATCTATAGAGAGGACCCCTGTAATAGGATTATAAACTTGTTTAAGGAAGCAGACGGAATAATTATAGGTTCGCCTGTATATTATTCTGGTCCAAATGGAGCATTGTGCGCCATTTTGGATAGAGTGTTTTTTGCTGGTTCTGATAAGTTTCAATATAAACCGGCGGCTGCTATTTCAAGTTGCAGACGTGCTGGTAGCGTCGCAGCATTTGATCGATTAAACAAATATTTTACCATTAATAATATGCCGATTGTCTCTTCACAGTATTGGAATGACATGCACGGAACGACTCCTGAAGAGATGGTTAGAGATTTAGAAGGAATGCAAACAATGAGAAGGTTGGGACAAAATATGGCTTGGATGCTTAAAAACTTGTCCGGAGAAAAGACTAATCCTCCTGTTATGTTTGAAGATGTAGTAATGACAAACTTTATTAGATAGCTAATCTCATACTTGCATATTACATTACATATATAAATAATATAGTTATATTGTTATTATTTTAAGTCGCTTTCGGCAGATGTATTATTTAAGACTGTATGCATCCATGTGTCGCAATTTTTAACGTTTTTTAGAGCATGCATTACGTTGCTTTTTATGTCAGGAGCAAAGTCCTCCAATAAGGATAGTATTTTTTTCGCAGACTTACGTTTTGATGTTTCGCTGTAACCACAAGTAATATTCGTTACAGGAAGATTAAGGCGGTTTGCTTCACAGCTTATGTTGTTTTCTTCTACATAAATAAGGGGGCGTATGGCTCGTACATCAGTTCTGCTCATATATAAATTTGGGTGAAAGCATTTAAATTGCCCAGTATAAAATAAGTTTAACAATACTGTTTCTATGACGTCGTCTTTGTTATGCCCCAGAGCGATGACGTTGCTCCCGATTTCATTGGCTGTACTGGCTAAGATGCCACGTCTAAGATTTGCACAGAGTGAGCATGGGGAGCGTTCTTCTCTGTCTTTAATAATTTTGAATGTAGGATGCAAAATTATATGGAGCGGAACCTCCAGTTCATTCATGAAGTCCTTAATTTTTTCTGTATTCAGAGCACCGTCAGAATGATCAATCAGACAAGCAGTAAGATTAAATTTAATAGGGCTTTTCTTTTTTAAAACAGCGAGTGCAAGAGTTAAAACCAGGCTGTCTTTCCCTCCTGATAGCCCGATCATTACGTTATCATTCGAACGTATCATGTTATAATCACCAACAGATTTTCCAACGAGCCTTAGTATTTTCTGTGACAGAGGGTATTTGGTTTCGAGGTCTTTCAGAACTGGTTCCTCCTTGCAAATTTTATTAATTTTGTCTATCCTATCACAAGTGGAGGTTGCTGATGAGAAAAAACAGTGTAATTCTTGCCGATAAGAGCCGTCTTTTTACAGATGCTATTAGAAGTATTTTGAAAGAAGAGCGCGAGTTTGACATCGTCTCAGATGTTTCATGCGGTATAGAGGCAATACGCATGGCACAGTTACTTAGACCGGATATCTTGGTAATAGGACAAATTTTGCCTGATATTACTATGTTTCGAGTCGTTCGCGAAGTTTATCGTGAGTTAAAGAATACAAAATTTATGTTTATTGTTCATGATGAAAATTCCGAATTGCTTAGATTTCTAAGTGAGATACAAACACTTGGAGTTATCAGATATAACTCTGATATAAAGGAATTTGTTACAGCTATACGCTTGATAGCAAAAGGAGAGCGCTATATAAGTAAAGAAGTAATTGAAGATTTGCGCTTAACTCCAAAAGAAATGCCCGAAGAAGATTTGCTTGCTGATATAACTCCCCGTGAGCGTGAAGTATTGTACTGGTTGGCACATGGGCAGAACAATAAAGAAATAGCTTCTACAATGATATTGTCAGAAAAAACAATCAAAAATCATATAACTCATTTGTTGAAGAAATTAGATGCCTCTAATCGCACTAGAGCGGCTGCAATTGCTTGGTCGGAGGGTCTGCCTTTGATTCCGGAGGAGTTTTTCTTTCACTCAGGAGGAAGATAGTTCTAGCTTTTTAATTCAATTTTCGCAGACTGTATATTTTTTACATAGATTAATTTTAAGAATTAGCATCTTTAGTAGCTTTGAAATAATCCGCAACTTAGGTTAATTTGGAGGTTAAGGATTGACTGTAAAAAAAAGTTTTTCCCTATTCATTTTGATTGTAGCAGTGTCAATAATTGGAGTACTTTTTTTTAGTATTGACTCATCTACTTTTGATTTATTAAAACAAGCAAATAGCAATTTGTTGTTTTTAGCTGTAGCATTGGTTGGTGTAGTTTGGTTTTTAGATGCGCTTAAGTTTGTTTGTTTGACCAGATCTGCAGGGGAAAAATTAAGCATAAGAAACACCTTCCCAGTAGTGATGATTAATTACTTTGGCAGTGCGATCACTCCAATGCAAAGCGGCGGTGGCCCTTTTCAAGTGTACCTCCTTTATAAAAAGGGTGTTCCCGTAGGCAAATCCGTGGCAATAACAATAGTCCGTACTTTGCAAATTATTTTTTTACTTGCTTTGGTGCTTCCCTTCTCATTATTTCATGAGCCGGAATTTCTTGCCAAACATATTGTTCTGAAGTGGTTTGTGCTTTATGTCTTAATATTTATATCAATTGCTGGGGCATTGCTGATTATCAGCTTTGTTCGTCCTAGTTGGATAAAAAAATGGAGCAATTGGCTTATAGTAAAACTTAATAAGATTGGAATAATAAGATCTACAGGGATTTTAAGAGCTGCTAGAAGAGTTAATAGGGAAATAGATTGTTACAGTGAAAATATTCGTGTCTTTTTTTCTACTGGAAGAAAGTGGTTTGTAGCGTCTATTCTTGTGGCAGTGTTGCATCTATTTGTTTATATGTCCATAATGCCCTGCTTAATTTTAGCTATTGGTTCCGAAGTTGAGTTTATGCAATGTATTTTGGCAGAATCGCTGTTGCTTTTTCTTCTTTATTTTGTGCCCACGCCAGGTAGTAGTGGTGCAGCAGAGGGCGGTGCTACCGCGGTTTTTGCTTTATTTGTCCCATGGAGTTTAGCCGG from Synergistaceae bacterium harbors:
- a CDS encoding type I secretion system permease/ATPase produces the protein MVDVMRGGPLAASLSVLLNYHGIHSSIDTLLAGLPLDNDQLTPSLFGRAAEKAGLVVRIVRTPLNKLNHILFPAVLILTENKSCVVFSIDKEKGTAQLSFPEMGMEKTELELTELLKNYVGYTIYARPLFKYDDRAVRTKKLEREHWFWSVISEHKYLYRDIIVASILSNFIAFAMPLFVMNVYNRVVPNKAVESLWVMAIGVFVMITADFIIHMARGHLVDLAAVKTNVKLSGEMMEHVLDMRNEERSPSVGSFASSIQGFEAVRSFISSATVLAYVDLPIAILFFVVIALISWTLAVPLIVAAILILLHAVLVQGRMRDLSETTNRANSLKNATLIESLVAMETVKSLGAEGHIQSRWEKTVAFLENTNIKLRLLSSSVVNSVQWIQTTASIATMVVGVYLIINNKISMGSLIATYMLSSRAIAPIGRVAALLMQYHSASRSLFALNDIMAKETERPQDAVFISAPDIKGAIQFNNVSFTYPGQENPALTEVSFKINEGEKVALLGPIGSGKSTINKLVLGLFKPQQGSIFVDGKDIRQFDPSELRRNIGVVPQDVMLFYGNLKDNLIFGNPSVTDRDILIASKISGVDLFVSSHPKGFDMPIGERGSFLSSGQRQAVAIARAIIKNPPILILDEPTASMDNAIEEHIKNNLMSLTRNKTIILTTHRSPLLSLVDRILVLDKGRILADGPKDKILTALQEGTIRRPA
- a CDS encoding TolC family outer membrane protein, whose amino-acid sequence is MKSSTNKKMKNLKHLLFCAILFLASTNSLSYADEVSINDTLLKAISTNPEIQAKWHSFLAAEKEVVAAKGGFLPRLDLTAGIGRENLDGKGYEGRDYLYYTRDGVSLSLTQMIFDGGYTSSKVKRFNQAQQMRYFDLVSSMEQIALSAIRSHEDIQRYRTLVEMAKRNVERHQEIRGKVEKRAQAGADSQVNLQTAQGRLALALVNLMTEESNLHDSDTQYVRIVGESPANSLEKTVININLPEDIDSAMEQIYVDNPQISSYESRIKSMNYAVNEQKSKMSPRLDLRGSTNFDNKVDGVEGRKDKALVELLFRYNLYNGGSDKASIESFEELVKESQELKSKAEREVKQIALVSYNDIKTLSKQLESLDQHRRFADQTRIVYEKQFEAGRRTLLDLLDSENEYFQANRAYANAQANLLIAKARYLVASGRLLRYFDVFGDKLPSAQEIREEIAKDKKDKEI
- a CDS encoding F420-0--gamma-glutamyl ligase, which produces MRYVGAVSRGIRLPIVTKCENLVKVISDNIIAASKSERDPFVIRDRDVIGVTESLLARAQGNFVSIDDISEDIRNKVPDGDVSIVFPIMSRNRFLIPLQGIVNGVKGRVHLFLSYPSDEVGNEIIDPMNFYLNEKKLKNETFDEKEYYEVFGEYKHSFTGVNYVDLYKSINPEKVSIYFTNNPLSALDYSNTVIVASIHARKLHKEILENAGANVISLDEICSTPVRAGAGYNKMYGLLGSNYMNDTSVKLLPQDSDVFVRELQDDIKKRTGKKVEVLVYGDGAFKDPVCGIWELADPVVSPGFTDGLLGVPKEIKFKYVADNAKDIDPSVAVREAIESKADLKKFSQYALGTTPRRITDLLGSLCDLTSGSGDKGTPIVYIQGYFDSYLDD
- a CDS encoding MATE family efflux transporter, which encodes MTSHPIPSLIINLAISTILSMIVVAAYNTADTYFVSKLGTSATGAVGVVFSVMALLQAIGFTFGTGSASIISRKLGAHDIKTAERTASTAFFLALIFGIIITIFGILFLDEFMLRVGATKTILPYAKDYAKYILLGAPIICTSFVMNNILRAEGKATLAMLGLTAGAIINIALDPIFIFTFNLGVSGAAIATLISQLISFLLLISFFINRKSSMKIKLKYLSKKPREYLDILLLGSPSLFRQGLASLSAIALNVAAAVYGDAAIAAMSIVSRVFMFALSIIVGLGHGFMPVVGFNYGARNYDRVKEAFLFTVKVGLIFSIAMSILGYIFSPNIVAFFRKEDLEVIEIGTLAMRMQFLVLILQPLFVSTNMLLQSTGYAIRATFLASNRQGLYFLPLIFTLPHLFGLRGIALTQPLADISSFITAIPFLYCFWKTLKK
- a CDS encoding 4Fe-4S binding protein codes for the protein MTRRIIEIDEEKCNGCGICVTACHEGAIGMVDGKAKLLRDDYCDGLGDCLPTCPTGAITFVEREALPFDEEAVKQNMQNKQTGSAPFVCPGTQARSLARTDVCEPTETDVIGGSQLGQWPVQIKLVPVNAPYFDNANLLIAADCTAYAYANFHNKFIKKHITLIGCPKLDSGDYSEKLTEIIKHNNIKSVTVVRMEVPCCGGIEQAIKTALLNSGKLIPWQIVVISTDGKILD
- a CDS encoding tRNA 2-thiocytidine(32) synthetase TtcA codes for the protein MIRSNDNVMIGLSGGKDSLVLTLALAVLKKKSPIKFNLTACLIDHSDGALNTEKIKDFMNELEVPLHIILHPTFKIIKDREERSPCSLCANLRRGILASTANEIGSNVIALGHNKDDVIETVLLNLFYTGQFKCFHPNLYMSRTDVRAIRPLIYVEENNISCEANRLNLPVTNITCGYSETSKRKSAKKILSLLEDFAPDIKSNVMHALKNVKNCDTWMHTVLNNTSAESDLK
- a CDS encoding response regulator transcription factor; amino-acid sequence: MRKNSVILADKSRLFTDAIRSILKEEREFDIVSDVSCGIEAIRMAQLLRPDILVIGQILPDITMFRVVREVYRELKNTKFMFIVHDENSELLRFLSEIQTLGVIRYNSDIKEFVTAIRLIAKGERYISKEVIEDLRLTPKEMPEEDLLADITPREREVLYWLAHGQNNKEIASTMILSEKTIKNHITHLLKKLDASNRTRAAAIAWSEGLPLIPEEFFFHSGGR
- a CDS encoding flippase-like domain-containing protein, translated to MTVKKSFSLFILIVAVSIIGVLFFSIDSSTFDLLKQANSNLLFLAVALVGVVWFLDALKFVCLTRSAGEKLSIRNTFPVVMINYFGSAITPMQSGGGPFQVYLLYKKGVPVGKSVAITIVRTLQIIFLLALVLPFSLFHEPEFLAKHIVLKWFVLYVLIFISIAGALLIISFVRPSWIKKWSNWLIVKLNKIGIIRSTGILRAARRVNREIDCYSENIRVFFSTGRKWFVASILVAVLHLFVYMSIMPCLILAIGSEVEFMQCILAESLLLFLLYFVPTPGSSGAAEGGATAVFALFVPWSLAGIMAVAWRVLSEYTGVALGSLMIIKEFGWGGADELFKEEKKKLEDG